The following are encoded in a window of Alosa sapidissima isolate fAloSap1 chromosome 12, fAloSap1.pri, whole genome shotgun sequence genomic DNA:
- the si:ch73-63e15.2 gene encoding protein strawberry notch homolog 2 isoform X4, with amino-acid sequence MCACVSPAPRLFGLMSDVPFWTKFYAQLGRPLPKDLSCLDDLSSTSLFSSPADSLSEYTDAQVFLNSDNLSHVPTIWDINTPAQNQPEPNSNRFQGLNSFEDLSAIISTPAGALQPQRPHTPPENEQEADEEETEELGHVDTYADYKPSKSTIGISHPDRVVETNTLSSVPPPDITYTLSIPDDTIDSGLLSALQLEAIIYACQQHEVILQNQQRAGFLIGDGAGVGKGRTVAGIILENYRKGRKRALWFSVSNDLKYDAERDLKDINAPNIPVHALNKIKYGDTATSEGVLFATYSALIGESQAGGQHRTRLKQILDWCQPDFEGVIVFDECHKAKNATSTKMGKAVLDLQNKLPRARVVYASATGASEPKNMIYMSRLGIWGDGTPFRTFDDFLHAIEKRGVGAMEIVAMDMKVSGMYIARQLSFSGVSFRIEEIGLDEDFKLVYNKAAKLWAEALNVFTQAADLLGLVSRKSLWGQFWSSHQRFFKYLCIAAKVRRLVELAKKELDAGKCVVIGLQSTGEARTREVLDENDGHLDRFVSAAEGVFQSLVQKHFPSEKQRREKGAGNKRKRKPRGRQPKCSRQAQEFAGVISISDDSSSDTEAMDSDSNSSPDSLQDNNDDVIFVHQTNSHTAEIEKMKQSLLTKISELGKELPLNTLDELIDKFGGPEKVSEMTGRKGRVVRRTDGTVAYESRAEQSYTIDQINIKEKDRFMSGEKLVAIISEAASSGISLQADKRVKNQCRRVHMTLELPWSADRAIQQFGRTHRSNQITAPEYIFLISELAGERRFASIVAKRLESLGALTHGDRRATESRDLSKYNFENKYGTKALDKITKAILGYIESKVPPPKDYPGGDSMFFSDMKQGMINVGIFSRDSRFGLSTEKDCTITKFLNRILGLEVHKQNSLFQYFTDNFDYLIEKDKKEGKYDMGILDLAPGNDEIYEEKQEEFLTVGNPHDGQVVLYKITVDRGMPWEEALAKSQSLSGPDVGFYLSHKLRGTQPCVLLAEQGRGHNLIIHKPNIGKQAQPESLDNMGKRYRKVTPEEAKDIWEKQYQFSFSKCSHANWNGKCKKVEEGQECIQGMRLRQYHMLCGALLRVWKRVADTVADLTGSSILQIVRLKTKQLQKQVGIKIPESCVLRVRDELQQMDSEVRRRRERELLQAQEFQRPPALHTDALGPLPFPSTTGELSGLSPFLYPPPTVGAFPSLSKTPLADMLDGPDTVALGLGALPATAADFGLESLESRQQPQPPQQQQEKDKFLEFMDSIRQFDLTPLSNTPPPTPASSSPAAMSCVPAGTAQAPGGLFASQAVSTVATSTSSSPMFSEMPLLTMPTTPCNSDVHIDFREVLNTMFQNSTLDRQSVIKFPLQGRDSS; translated from the exons atgtgcgcctgtgtgtccCCCGCTCCCAGACTTTTTGGACTCATGTCTGACGTGCCGTTTTGGACTAAGTTTTACGCACAGCTGGGACGACCACTGCCCAAG GACCTCTCTTGCCTAGATGACCTGTCCTCCacctctctgttctcctctccagCGGACTCACTGTCTGAGTACACTGATGCTCAGGTCTTCCTCAACTCAGACAACTTGTCGCATGTGCCTACAATATGGGATATCAACACCCCAGCACAGAACCAGCCAGAG CCCAACTCCAACAGgtttcagggtctgaacagttTCGAGGACCTGTCGGCCATCATCAGTACACCAGCGGGAGCTCTCCAG ccTCAGAGGCCTCACACACCACCTGAGAATGAGCAGGAGGCAGATGAGGAGGAAACGGAGGAACTGGGCCATGTGGACACCTACGCAGACTACAAACCCTCCAAAT CCACCATAGGGATCTCCCATCCAGACCGGGTGGTGGAGACCAACACACTGTCCAGTGTGCCTCCCCCTGACATCACCTACACCCTCTCCATCCCTGACGACACCATTGACAGTGGCCTGCTCTCTGCCCTGCAACTGGAGGCCATCATCTACGCCTGCCAG CAACACGAGGTGATTCTGCAGAACCAGCAGCGAGCGGGCTTCCTGATCGGAGACGGGGCCGGCGTGGGCAAGGGCCGCACTGTAGCCGGGATCATCCTGGAAAACTACCGAAAGGGACGGAAGAGAGCGCTGTG GTTCAGTGTTTCCAACGACCTGAAATATGACGCAGAGAGAGATCTCAAAGACATTAACGCACCCAATATCCCCGTGCATGCCTTAAATAAG ATAAAGTATGGGGACACAGCTACCTCAGAGGGCGTCCTGTTTGCCACGTACTCCGCGCTGATTGGAGAGAGCCAGGCTGGTGGGCAGCATCGCACTCGACTCAAGCAGATCCTGGACTGGTGCCAACCGGACTTTGAGGGAGTC ATTGTGTTTGATGAATGCCACAAGGCGAAGAATGCCACATCCACCAAGATGGGCAAGGCTGTCCTGGACCTGCAGAACAAGCTGCCCCGGGCCAGGGTGGTTTACGCCAGCGCCACAG GTGCCTCTGAGCCAAAGAACATGATCTACATGAGTCGGTTGGGCATCTGGGGAGATGGGACCCCGTTTCGGACATTTGATGACTTCCTTCACGCCATCGAAAAGAG GGGCGTGGGCGCCATGGAGATTGTTGCCATGGACATGAAGGTCAGCGGAATGTACATTGCACGGCAGCTCAGCTTCTCTGGAGTGTCATTCCGCATCGAGGAGATTGGCCTGGACGAGGACTTCAAGCTGGTCTACAACAAGGCCGCCAAACTG TGGGCAGAGGCGCTGAACGTGTTTACGCAGGCAGCAGACCTGTTGGGCCTGGTCTCCAGGAAGTCCCTGTGGGGTCAGTTTTGGTCGTCGCACCAGCGCTTCTTCAAATACCTCTGCATCGCCGCCAAGGTGCGACGCCTGGTGGAGCTGGCTAAGAAGGAGTTGGACGCTGGCAAG tgtgtggtgaTCGGGCTGCAGTCCACAGGGGAGGCTCGCACGCGGGAAGTACTGGACGAGAATGATGGACACCTGGACAGATTTGTGTCTGCTGCTGA GGGTGTCTTCCAGTCTCTGGTTCAGAAGCATTTTCCCTCAGAGAAGCAGAGGAGGGAAAAAGGGGCAGGAAACAAGAGAAAAC gaaaGCCCCGGGGACGTCAGCCCAAGTGCTCACGGCAGGCGCAAGAGTTCGCCGGGGTCATCAGCATCAGCGACGACAGTAGTAGCGACACCGAAGCCATGGACAGCGACTCCAACTCCTCGCCCGACTCGCTGCAGGACAACAACGATGATGTCATCTTCGTCCACCAGACCAACAGTCACACCG CAGAAATAGAAAAAATGAAGCAAAGCCTACTGACCAAGATCTCAGAACTGGGAAAAGAACTACCTCTGAACACACTAGATGAGCTCATAGACAAATTTGGAGGACCAGAGAAAGTATCTGAG ATGACCGGGCGGAAGGGTCGGGTGGTTCGGCGGACAGATGGGACTGTCGCCTACGAGTCGCGCGCCGAGCAAAGCTACACCATCGACCAGATTAACATTAAGGAGAAGGACCGCTTCATGAGCGGGGAGAAG ttggtGGCCATCATCTCGGAAGCGGCCAGCTCGGGAATCTCCCTGCAGGCAGACAAGCGAGTGAAGAACCAGTGCCGGAGGGTGCACATGACCCTGGAGCTGCCCTGGAGCGCAGACCGTGCCATCCAGCAGTTTG GCCGCACGCACCGGTCCAACCAGATCACGGCGCCCGAGTACATCTTCCTCATCTCGGAGCTGGCCGGAGAGCGGCGCTTCGCTTCCATTGTGGCCAAACGCTTGGAGAGTCTG GGCGCTTTGACCCACGGAGACAGGAGAGCCACAGAGTCCCGAGATTTGAGCAAGTACAACTTCGAAAACAAA TATGGCACCAAGGCTCTAGATAAGATCACCAAAGCCATCCTGGGGTACATTGAGAGCAAAGTGCCCCCTCCCAAAGACTACCCTGGTGGCGACTCTATGTTCTTCAGTG ACATGAAGCAAGGGATGATAAACGTGGGCATCTTCAGCCGGGACTCACGCTTCGGCCTCAGCACTGAGAAAG ACTGCACTATCACCAAGTTCCTGAATCGTATCTTGGGTCTGGAGGTGCACAAGCAGAACTCCCTGTTCCAGTACTTCACTGACAACTTCGACTACCTGATAGAGAAAGACAAGAAGGAGGGCAAATATGACATGGGGATCCTGG ATCTGGCCCCAGGCAATGATGAGATCTACGAGGAGAAGCAAGAAGAGTTTTTGACCGTGGGGAACCCACACGATGGCCAAGTCGTACTGTATAAG ATCACTGTGGACCGAGGCATGCCATGGGAAGAGGCCTTGGCCAAGTCCCAAAGCCTGAGCGGCCCAGACGTGGGCTTCTACCTCTCTCACAAG CTGAGAGGCACTCAGCCTTGTGTGCTGCTGGCAGAGCAGGGTCGAGGCCACAACCTCATCATCCACAAGCCCAACATAGGCAAGCAGGCCCAGCCCGAGAGTCTGGACAATATGGGGAAACGCTACCGAAAG GTCACTCCGGAGGAAGCAAAGGACATCTGGGAGAAACAGTACCAGTTCTCCTTCAGTAAATGCAGCCATGCCAACTG gAATGGGAAGTGTAAGAAAGTGGAGGAGGGACAGGAGTGCATACAGGGCATGCGTCTGCGTCAGTACCACATGCTGTGCGGCGCACTGCTGCGCGTGTGGAAACGCGTTGCAGACACAGTGGCTGACCTCACCGGCTCCAGCATCCTGCAGATCGTCCGACTCAAGACCAAACAGCTCCAAAAGCAAGTGG gcaTTAAAATCCCTGAGTCGTGTGTGTTGCGCGTGCGTGACGAGCTGCAGCAGATGGACAGTGAGGTGAGGCGGCGGCGGGAGCGGGAGCTCCTCCAAGCACAGGAGTTCCAGCGGCCACCAGCGCTGCACACCGACGCCCTCGGCCCGCTGCCCTTCCCCTCCACCACCGGCGAGCTGAGCGGCCTTTCCCCCTTCCTCTACCCGCCGCCCACGGTGGGCGCGTTCCCCTCGCTGTCCAAGACCCCGCTGGCAGACATGCTGGACGGCCCGGACACAGTCGCCCTGGGTCTTGGCGCCCTCCCGGCCACAGCCGCGGACTTCGGCCTGGAGTCTCTGGAGTCGCGGCAGCAACCGCAGccaccgcagcagcagcaggagaaggACAAGTTTCTGGAGTTCATGGACAGCATCCGACAGTTTGATTTGACACCGCTGTCCAACACCCCGCCACCGACACCTGCGTCGTCTTCGCCTGCAGCCATGTCCTGTGTCCCCGCCGGAACAGCCCAAGCCCCCGGAGGGCTCTTTGCGTCCCAGGCCGTGAGCACAGTTGCCACCTCGACGTCTTCCTCGCCGATGTTCTCCGAGATGCCTTTGTTGACTATGCCCACCACTCCGTGCAACAGCGACGTCCACATTGACTTCCGTGAGGTTCTCAACACCATGTTCCAGAATAGCACCTTGGACAGGCAGTCCGTCATCAAGTTCCCTCTGCAGGGCAGGGACTCCTCTTAA